From the genome of Vicia villosa cultivar HV-30 ecotype Madison, WI linkage group LG2, Vvil1.0, whole genome shotgun sequence, one region includes:
- the LOC131651931 gene encoding subtilisin-like serine-protease S, whose product MSSFACHRTIAFFNLFLAVLVANSAFCFSAKVYVVYMGSKSNDQDADNILKQNHQMLAEVNRGSIEQAQASHIYSYKHGFKGFAAKLTEEQAYRISKMDGVVSVFPNSKRMLHTTHSWDFMGLLDDETMENMGYSNKNQANVIIGIIDTGIWPESPSFRDTDMPPVPRRWKGRCQTGEAFNASSCNRKVIGARYYMSGYEAEEGSDKKVSFRSARDSAGHGSHTASTAAGRYVADMNYKGLAAGKARGGAPMARIAVYKTCWNSGCYDVDLLAAFDDAIRDGVHVISLSLGPQSPQGDYFNDAISVASFHAARHGVLVVASAGNEGTPGSATNLAPWIITVAASSTDRDFTSDIVLGNGVNIKGDSLSLLEMNASRRTIPASEAFAGYFTPYQSSYCLDSSLNKTKTKGKVLVCRHDDGSIASKLEKSRVVKEAGGVGMILIDKTDQDVAIPFVIPSAIVRAKTGEQILSYINSTRMPISRISRAKTVVGVQPAPRAVAFSSKGPNSLTPEILKPDVLAPGLNILAAWSPAAAGNMKFNILSGTSMSCPHVTGIAALIKAAHPSWSPSAIKSAIMTTATIVDKQNKPIRADPDRRTADAFDYGSGFVNPARVLDPGLVYDSQPEDFVAFLCSIGYDAKSLHLVTRDNSTCARAFKTPSDLNYPSITVPNLEDRFSATRVVTNVGKARSIYEAEVLSPDGVNVTVVPNRLVFTRAGQKIKFTVNFKVIAPLKGYAFGFLTWSNRMSKVTSPLVVKVATPSLGLVR is encoded by the exons ATGTCTTCTTTTGCATGCCATAGAACTATTGCCTTCTTTAATCTGTTTCTTGCAGTACTTGTTGCAAATTCCGCCTTTTGCTTTTCTGCCAAG GTTTATGTCGTCTACATGGGAAGCAAGAGTAATGATCAAGACGCGGATAATATTCTGAAGCAGAATCATCAAATGCTTGCAGAAGTTAATAGGGGAAG TATTGAACAAGCACAAGCTTCACATATTTATAGCTACAAACATGGTTTCAAAGGCTTTGCAGCAAAGCTGACAGAAGAACAGGCTTACCGAATTTCAA AAATGGACGGAGTGGTTTCTGTGTTCCCGAATTCGAAAAGAATGTTGCACACTACTCATTCATGGGATTTCATGGGACTTTTGGATGATGAAACCATGGAGAATATGGGATACTCAAACAAAAACCAAGCAAATGTTATTATTGGTATCATTGATACAG GAATTTGGCCAGAATCTCCGAGCTTTAGAGACACTGACATGCCACCAGTTCCACGCAGGTGGAAAGGCCGTTGTCAAACAGGGGAAGCATTCAATGCTTCATCTTGTAACAG GAAAGTGATTGGAGCAAGATACTATATGAGTGGATATGAAGCAGAAGAAGGGTCAGACAAAAAAGTCTCTTTCAGATCTGCGAGAGACAGCGCCGGTCATGGGAGTCATACAGCTTCCACAGCAGCAGGACGATACGTGGCTGATATGAACTATAAGGGTTTGGCAGCAGGAAAAGCTAGGGGAGGTGCACCTATGGCTAGAATTGCTGTTTACAAAACATGTTGGAATTCAGGTTGCTATGATGTGGACTTGTTAGCTGCCTTTGATGATGCCATAAGAGATGGTGTTCATGTTATATCACTATCTCTCGGTCCTCAATCTCCTCAAGGTGACTATTTCAATGATGCTATATCTGTGGCGTCTTTCCATGCTGCTAGACATGGAGTTCTTGTTGTAGCATCAGCTGGAAATGAAGGAACTCCTGGCTCTGCAACAAACCTTGCACCATGGATCATCACTGTTGCTGCTAGCTCAACAGATAGGGATTTCACCTCTGATATCGTATTAGGAAATGGTGTTAACATCAAG GGTGACAGTCTCAGTCTATTGGAAATGAATGCCTCGAGAAGAACGATTCCTGCATCTGAAGCCTTTGCAGGATATTTTACTCCTTATCAATCCAG TTACTGTTTGGATAGCTCATTAAACAAGACCAAGACCAAAGGGAAGGTTCTGGTGTGTAGACATGATGATGGTTCAATAGCGTCAAAATTGGAAAAAAGTAGGGTAGTGAAAGAGGCAGGTGGAGTTGGGATGATACTTATTGATAAAACAGACCAAGATGTTGCCATCCCATTTGTCATACCTTCGGCAATTGTTCGAGCGAAAACGGGAGAACAGATTCTATCATATATCAATAGCACAAG AATGCCTATATCTAGGATTTCCAGGGCCAAGACAGTAGTAGGAGTTCAGCCTGCACCTCGTGCGGTCGCATTTTCTTCCAAAGGCCCCAATTCCTTAACCCCTGAAATTTTGAAG CCTGATGTTTTGGCTCCCGGGTTAAACATCCTCGCAGCATGGTCTCCAGCAGCAGCTGGAAACATGAAGTTCAATATTCTATCAGGAACTTCTATGTCTTGTCCTCATGTAACTGGAATTGCAGCCTTAATCAAAGCTGCGCATCCTTCGTGGTCTCCGTCTGCTATCAAATCTGCCATCATGACTACTG CAACAATTGTGGATAAGCAAAACAAACCAATTCGAGCGGATCCTGATCGAAGAACGGCTGATGCATTTGATTATGGATCAGGGTTTGTCAACCCTGCAAGAGTTCTGGATCCCGGTCTTGTATATGATTCACAGCCAGAAGATTTTGTTGCATTCCTGTGTTCAATTGGTTATGACGCAAAGTCACTCCACCTCGTTACAAGAGACAACAGCACATGCGCTAGGGCATTCAAAACACCATCTGACCTCAACTATCCATCTATTACAGTTCCCAATCTTGAAGACAGGTTTTCAGCGACTCGGGTTGTGACTAATGTTGGAAAAGCAAGAAGTATCTATGAAGCTGAAGTTCTGTCTCCAGACGGAGTTAATGTTACTGTTGTGCCAAATCGGTTAGTATTCACAAGAGCAGGACAGAAAATCAAGTTCACTGTGAATTTCAAAGTGATTGCTCCCTTAAAGGGCTATGCATTTGGGTTCTTAACATGGAGTAACAGAATGTCAAAGGTCACCAGTCCTTTAGTTGTAAAGGTTGCAACACCAAGCCTTGGGTTGGTCAGATAA
- the LOC131651934 gene encoding uncharacterized protein LOC131651934, with translation MQDPRIPLSENTLSIKPKKKKNNSTQKASLLEVQGNVVIGEGKAPLPLKSRPKGSKRPIMTEVSPSFQKPEGSNSDSLPDSSASGSEYRQLRRKYLQLEDDGFALGKELKEAEDQVKTLEEEKIALLDQLVVMEGLVSPTEIHS, from the coding sequence ATGCAAGATCCAAGGATTCCTTTGTCAGAGAATACCTTGAGTATTaaaccaaagaagaagaaaaacaactcaacccaaaaggcatcttTACTTGAGGTGCAAGGGAATGTTGTCATCGGGGAGGGAAAGGCTCCTCTGCCGTTGAAGTCGAGACCCAAGGGTTCGAAAAGACCTATCATGACTGAAGTCTCGCCGTCTTTTCAGAAACCAGAAGGTTCCAATTCAGATTCGTTGCCCGACTCCTCTGCGAGTGGAAGTGAATACCGTCAATTGAGGCGCAAGTATTTGCAGCTGGAGGATGATGGGTTCGCTTTAGGTAAAGAGCTAAAAGAGGCTGAAGATCAGGTAAAGACCCTTGAGGAGGAGAAGATTGCGTTGCTGGATCAGCTGGTTGTAATGGAAGGCCTTGTTAGTCCGACAGAGATTCACTCGTAG